The proteins below come from a single Metarhizium brunneum chromosome 1, complete sequence genomic window:
- the DPS1 gene encoding Aspartate--tRNA ligase, cytoplasmic, producing MPGASSLLASAFGLPRSRSQSRSRTASPNKRGDVTDATYSADWTTSSTPLNSAPDSPSVPATPTFAGSAFGSPRHLPKMADSAVDVARDSARSSMEKLSLTNYRQELDKLNEKSQRSSPDRTGDSSRSSMESGRTSMSADWPTHPYELNPIAELDKLPLGSEVNFRARISTQRQLSKNLDFLLFRDQTNTVQGVLSREYLDMVRWVQKLNSESLVQVNGVLKAPPEAVRSATHSGVEVEVHSIHLVNAAHGAPFTNYKPPETLRNRMTSRILDLRHPSNQALFRIRSMVTRMFRETLEQQGFVEINTPKLQPAATESGAAVFKVNYFGRNAFLAQSPQLAKQSAVSADFGRVYEVGPVFRAENSNTHRHLTEYTGLDIEMSIEHDYHEVICVIDEFLKNVFTSVYAMPEVKEVQKRWPSKEFKWLEETLILNFEDGIQMLRDDGRDVEMEDLSTPDEIRLGELVREKYGTDYYVLDKFPASARPFYTHKDPENPFWTRSFDIFIRGQEICSGGQRIHDAAELRENMQAVGISEDGMEDYLAAFDLGAPPHAGAGLGLERIVAWMLELGDVRYASLFHRDPKSLPERAPGLPHPDADTTKPLRDGAMPPVEKLIANYGDASNTSWLDERFKIWRHPSGAAVGYVKQDKFAMITGDPLCDKTQYKDVCAAFVKFVLSELKLTPVWMLVSYEIQKILAQQMSWRTLSCTEEQRVDATKHHAINGGGPKARRVEREGVKIHEVKPDADFIRRADEAIVNWKANRKGKQVHLTEVRPWIDMEHRRYYAAEKDGKVLAMVVLAKLSPKHGWQVKWALDFPGSVNGAIEVLIEYTLSTITGQVTFGVGVSEKLTPGEHLHGIRARFLATTYSSIVDSLGLRRKAGFRSKFGALGEEVYICYPKHGVGLRDLQQIIKFFQD from the coding sequence ATGCCTGGGGCTTCTAGCCTATTGGCATCAGCCTTCGGGCTGCCCCGGTCGCGGTCGCAGTCGCGCAGTCGCACTGCCAGCCCGAACAAACGTGGCGACGTCACTGATGCGACTTATTCGGCCGATTGGACTACGTCATCAACTCCGTTGAATTCAGCACCTGACTCACCGTCTGTTCCCGCGACTCCAACGTTTGCTGGAAGCGCCTTTGGCAGTCCTAGGCACCTCCCGAAAATGGCAGACAGTGCCGTGGATGTCGCCAGGGACTCCGCCCGCTCCAGCATGGAGAAACTCAGCTTGACAAACTACCGCCAGGAGCTGGACAAGTTGAACGAGAAATCTCAGCGCTCGAGCCCAGATCGTACCGGGGACTCAAGTAGGTCCAGCATGGAGAGTGGCCGCACGAGCATGAGTGCCGACTGGCCTACCCATCCCTATGAGCTCAACCCCATTGCCGAGCTGGACAAGCTCCCTCTCGGGTCTGAGGTGAATTTTCGAGCCAGAATTTCTACTCAGCGACAGTTATCCAAGAATCTGgacttcctcctcttccgcgACCAAACAAACACCGTTCAGGGCGTGCTTTCTCGAGAATATCTCGACATGGTTCGATGGGTACAAAAGCTCAACTCCGAGTCCTTGGTGCAGGTCAATGGAGTGCTCAAGGCGCCTCCCGAGGCCGTCCGCTCTGCTACACACTCGGGCGTTGAGGTCGAGGTGCATTCTATACATCTTGTGAATGCAGCACATGGAGCGCCATTCACCAACTACAAACCTCCCGAGACGCTGCGCAACCGCATGACATCACGAATCCTTGACCTCCGTCATCCCTCCAACCAGGCCCTGTTCCGGATCCGCTCCATGGTGACTCGCATGTTTCGTGAGACCCTTGAGCAGCAGGGCTTTGTCGAAATCAACACCCCCAAGCTCCAGCCCGCGGCTACTGAAAGTGGTGCGGCTGTTTTCAAAGTCAACTACTTTGGACGCAATGCTTTTTTGGCTCAAAGCCCCCAACTAGCAAAACAGAGTGCGGTATCAGCCGACTTTGGCCGAGTATATGAAGTCGGTCCCGTTTTTCGCGCCGAAAACTCCAAcacccatcgccatcttACAGAGTACACTGGGCTCGATATCGAAATGTCAATTGAACACGACTACCACGAAGTTATTTGCGTCATTGATGAGTTCTTGAAGAATGTCTTCACTTCTGTTTACGCCATGCCTGAAGTCAAGGAAGTTCAGAAGCGTTGGCCAAGCAAGGAGTTCAAGTGGCTCGAAGAGACTCTTATACTCAACTTTGAGGATGGCATTCAGATGCTGCGGGATGATGGCCGTGACGTTGAAATGGAAGACTTGTCTACCCCCGACGAGATCCGACTAGGCGAACTGGTCCGGGAGAAGTATGGCACGGACTACTATGTATTGGACAAATTTCCAGCCAGCGCTCGCCCATTCTATACGCACAAGGACCCTGAAAACCCATTCTGGACGAGGTCGTTCGATATCTTTATCCGTGGACAAGAAATCTGCTCCGGCGGCCAGCGTATCCACGATGCCGCTGAACTTCGCGAGAACATGCAGGCGGTGGGCATTTCGGAAGACGGCATGGAAGACTACCTTGCAGCCTTTGACCTCGGTGCACCACCTCATGCCGGCGCCGGTCTTGGCCTGGAGCGAATTGTGGCTTGGATGCTTGAGCTAGGTGATGTCCGATATGCATCTCTATTCCACCGTGACCCCAAGTCACTGCCTGAGCGAGCACCCGGTCTGCCTCACCCAGACGCAGATACTACCAAGCCTCTTCGAGATGGTGCCATGCCACCTGTCGAGAAGCTTATTGCTAACTATGGCGATGCTTCCAACACCTCTTGGTTGGATGAACGATTCAAGATTTGGAGACACCCAAGTGGTGCAGCCGTTGGCTACGTCAAGCAGGATAAATTTGCCATGATCACTGGAGATCCTCTCTGTGACAAGACTCAGTACAAAGATGTCTGTGCAGCATTCGTCAAGTTTGTTCTCTCTGAGCTCAAGCTTACTCCCGTATGGATGCTCGTCTCCTACGAGATTCAAAAAATTCTCGCTCAGCAGATGAGCTGGCGAACTCTGTCGTGCACTGAGGAACAGCGTGTTGATGCCACCAAGCACCACGCCATTAATGGTGGTGGCCCCAAGGCCAGACGTGTCGAGCGCGAGGGTGTCAAGATTCACGAAGTCAAGCCGGATGCCGACTTCATCAGACGTGCAGACGAAGCCATCGTGAACTGGAAGGCCAACCGCAAGGGCAAACAAGTGCACCTTACTGAAGTCCGCCCCTGGATCGACATGGAACACCGCCGCTACTATGCTGCCGAGAAGGACGGCAAAGtcctggccatggtggtcTTGGCCAAGCTGTCTCCCAAACATGGCTGGCAAGTCAAGTGGGCGCTTGACTTCCCTGGTTCTGTCAACGGCGCCATTGAGGTGTTGATTGAGTACACCCTGTCCACAATCACAGGTCAAGTCACCTTTGGCGTCGGGGTTTCCGAGAAGCTGACTCCTGGAGAGCATCTTCATGGCATTCGTGCCAGGTTCCTGGCTACTACCTACTCTTCCATTGTGGATAGCCTGGGACTCCGTCGCAAGGCTGGTTTCCGAAGTAAGTTCGGCGCTCTCGGCGAAGAAGTCTACATTTGCTACCCGAAGCACGGTGTCGGTCTGCGGGATCTTCAACAGATTATCAAGTTCTTCCAGGACTAA
- the CYP505_0 gene encoding Bifunctional cytochrome P450/NADPH--P450 reductase codes for MIVLSNLASMISWTDTKNGQYSRYSNDIPEMADAVPIPEPPGLPLIGNLGEFSSTPLQDLKRLADTYGGIFRLHLGTRPVVFCSTNELVNELCDEKRFHKSLQSALRIVREGVHDGLFTAHDDEPNWGKAHRVLIPAFGPLSIRGMFDEMHDIATQLCMKLARHGPHSSINASDDFTRLALDTLALCAMDFRFNSYYSEELHPFITAMGSFLVEAGRRNKRPAFAPNFLYRAANEKFFNDIAIMRDTADEVVANRKKNPSDRKDLLNAMLNGVDPATHEKLSDENITDQLITFLIAGHETTSSLLSFSFYYLLKNPSTYQKVQQEVDQVIGRQKIKVDHLTKLPYTASVLRETLRLSSGIPGFSVEAYEDTLLAGKFLVRKGEPITAFLTKAHVDPVVFGEDATEFKPERMSDENFERLNKEFPNCWKPFGNGKRACIGRPFAWQEALLCMAMLFQNFNFTMADPSYNLEVQETMTIKPKAFYMKANLRHEMTPTELEQALAGKVGETTHHAAAVNDAKASGNSIKGKPLAVFYGSNSGTCEALAQRVAADAPRHGFRATTIAPLDDANQKVPKDRPVVIITASYEGQPPSNAALFVAWIESLKGKEMENVAYTVFGCGHHDWVQTFHRIPKLVDSTLEKLGGNRILPLATTDAADRDMFSDFEAWEDNSLWPALQEKYGAEDSADATGDALSVEISVPRKTTLRQDVEEAVVISTKTLTDAGSVKKHIEIQLPTNMTYRAGDYLAVLPFNPKSTVSRVFKRFQLSWDAMLKIHSERPTSLPTEATVSASDVLRAYVELSQPATKRNLQALIEATQDKDTVEQLKKLAGDDYQEKISSKRVSIIDLLEQFPAISLPFGAFLGMLPPMRLTLTYGVLEQPALSGQGSYYGVASNFLSSLTAGERLHVAVRPSQTFHLPSDAENTPLICIGAGSGLAPFRGFVQERAAMIAAGRKVAPALLFFGCRSPGQDDLYAEDFANWEKLGAVDVRRAYSRSSSNSKDCKYVQHRLSHDREDIIKLWKAGAKIYVCGSKDVGKAVEEVFLDMVQEAGNNTTPEKAKEWFDKQRNERYLTDVFD; via the exons ATGATCGTCTTGTCGAATTTAGCATCTATGATCTCCTGGACTGACACAAAGAATGGCCAGTATTCCCGTTACTCAAACGACATTCCAGAAATGGCCGATGCAGTTCCTATCCCCGAGCCACCTGGCCTGCCATTGATCGGCAACCTCGGCGAATTCTCGTCTACTCCATTACAAGACCTCAAACGGCTGGCAGACACATATG GTGGAATCTTTAGACTTCACTTGGGCACTCGGCCCGTCGTCTTTTGCTCCACAAATGAGCTTGTTAATGAGCTGTGTGACGAGAAGCGGTTTCACAAGAGTTTGCAGTCAGCTTTAAGG ATTGTTCGAGAAGGCGTTCATGATGGCTTATTCACC GCCCACGATGATGAGCCCAACTGGGGCAAGGCACACCGAGTTCTTATTCCAGCTTTCGGTCCCCTTTCTATTCGAGGCATGTTTGACGAAATGCACGATATTGCTACCCAGCTCTGCATGAAGCTTGCTCGTCACGGCCCTCACAGCTCCATCAACGCTTCAGATGATTTCACTCGTCTAGCCCTCGACACTTTGGCTCTATGCGCCATGGACTTCCGTTTCAACTCATACTACAGTGAAGAGCTGCACCCATTCATTACCGCCATGGGCAGCTTTCTTGTAGAGGCTGGTCGTCGCAACAAACGGCCTGCATTTGCCCCCAACTTTCTCTATCGAGCCGCAAACGAGAAGTTCTTCAATGATATCGCCATCATGAGAGATACAGCCGACGAAGTCGTAGCTAACCGAAAGAAGAACCCTAGTGACAGAAAGGATCTTCTAAATGCTATGTTGAACGGTGTTGATCCGGCCACGCATGAGAAGCTGAGCGATGAGAACATTACTGACCAGCTCATCACCTTCCTTATCGCTGGCCACGAGACAACCTCCAGCTTGctttcgttttctttttattacttGTTAAAGAACCCTTCAACATATCAGAAGGTTCAGCAAGAAGTCGATCAAGTTATTGGCCGTCAGAAGATCAAGGTCGACCACCTCACCAAATTGCCATATACTGCCTCA GTACTTAGAGAAACCCTGAGACTGAGCTCTGGCATTCCTGGCTTTTCTGTCGAAGCATACGAAGACACTCTGCTCGCGGGCAAGTTCCTTGTCCGCAAGGGCGAACCCATTACTGCATTTTTGACCAAAGCCCATGTGGACCCTGTTGTTTTTGGAGAAGATGCTACGGAATTTAAACCAGAACGAATGTCTGATGAAAACTTTGAACGTCTGAATAAGGAGTTCCCAAATTGCTGGAAGCCTTTTGGCAACGGAAAGCGTGCCTGTATTGGCCGACCGTTCGCCTGGCAAGAAGCTTTGCTATGCATGGCTATGCTTTTCCAGAACTTCAATTTCACCATGGCTGATCCAAGCTACAATCTCGAAGTCCAAGAAACCATGACTATCAAGCCGAAAGCTTTCTACATGAAAGCTAACTTGCGACATGAAATGACCCCAACGGAGCTAGAGCAAGCTCTTGCCGGAAAAGTTGGTGAGACAACACACCACGCTGCCGCTGTCAATGATGCAAAGGCATCTGGCAATTCTATCAAGGGCAAGCCCCTTGCCGTTTTCTATGGTTCCAACAGTGGTACCTGTGAGGCATTGGCTCAACGGGTAGCAGCAGATGCACCTCGCCATGGTTTCAGGGCCACCACGATCGCACCTCTGGATGATGCGAACCAGAAGGTACCCAAGGATCGCCCAGTTGTCATTATAACCGCTTCTTACGAGGGTCAACCGCCATCCAACGCCGCTCTCTTTGTCGCTTGGATTGAAAGCCTGAAGGGGAAAGAGATGGAGAATGTGGCATACACAGTCTTTGGCTGCGGCCATCATGATTGGGTTCAGACCTTCCACCGAATCCCCAAGCTTGTTGACAGCACGCTAGAGAAGCTTGGCGGGAACCGTATTCTTCCTCTAGCCACTACCGATGCTGCCGATCGAGACATGTTCAGCGACTTTGAAGCCTGGGAGGACAACTCCCTCTGGCCTGCACTCCAAGAGAAATACGGAGCCGAGGATAGTGCTGATGCTACAGGTGATGCTCTTTCAGTAGAGATATCGGTGCCCCGCAAGACTACCTTGAGACAAGATGTCGAAGAGGCCGTTGTTATCTCCACGAAGACTCTTACCGATGCTGGCTCCGTCAAGAAGCATATTGAAATTCAACTGCCCACCAATATGACGTACCGCGCGGGTGACTACCTCGCTGTCCTTCCTTTCAACCCCAAGAGCACAGTCTCGCGCGTCTTCAAGAGATTTCAGCTGTCATGGGATGCCATGCTGAAAATCCATTCGGAAAGGCCGACTAGCCTTCCTACCGAGGCTACTGTATCAGCTTCAGATGTTCTCAGAGCGTACGTTGAGCTTAGCCAGCCGGCAACCAAGAGA AACCTCCAAGCGCTCATAGAGGCTACCCAAGACAAGGATACCGTAGAGCAACTTAAGAAGCTCGCTGGTGATGATTATCAAGAAAAAATTTCAAGCAAGCGGGTATCGATTATTGACCTCCTGGAGCAATTCCCAGCCATTAGTCTTCCATTTGGAGCATTTTTGGGAATGCTACCACCGATGCGT CTGACCCTGACGTACGGGGTGCTCGAACAGCCTGCGCTTTCTGGCCAGGGCTCGTACTATGGTGTTGCCAGTAACTTCCTCTCCTCACTCACAGCCGGAGAACGGCTCCACGTTGCTGTCAGACCCTCTCAGACCTTCCATCTACCCAGTGATGCGGAAAATACACCACTCATCTGCATTGGCGCCGGATCTGGTCTTGCCCCATTCCGCGGCTTCGTGCAGGAACGCGCCGCAATGATTGCAGCCGGAAGAAAGGTTGCTCCAGCGCTACTCTTCTTTGGTTGCCGCTCTCCCGGACAGGATGACCTGTACGCCGAGGACTTCGCCAACTGGGAGAAGCTCGGCGCCGTTGATGTCCGCCGCGCCTACTCCCGATCATCCAGTAACTCGAAAGACTGCAAATACGTGCAGCACCGCCTGTCTCACGACCGCGAAGACATTATAAAGCTGTGGAAGGCTGGTGCCAAAATCTATGTTTGCGGTAGCAAAGATGTGGGCAAGGCCGTGGAAGAAGTATTCCTCGATATGGTCCAAGAAGCTGGCAACAACACAACTCCCGAGAAGGCGAAGGAGTGGTTTGATAAACAGAGGAATGAGAGATATTTGACCGACGTTTTTGATTAA
- the mrpl3 gene encoding mitochondrial 54S ribosomal protein mL44: protein MKRLRVSQWSSKQLLRARPGASSSVPIAIAGRQPFLQSLRCQSSAAIAPEHLANDAAAAQHITRAAPSPPHQRSLESAKLAALHARLALSPKIPLQTLARALITPSADANGSFNNSNLAFLGSTIINYHVLEYLVCKWPRLPMAILYEALRAFSGQESLQQVSRRWGVEAAAAPGEEVDAGLLQWKADGVQLVNTRWGYVRSEVGKDSSYRRGMSSRVVLDDVFGDALSKPDNAGRQGVDSLQNEAFASFVQAVVGSIYAHCGREAAKSFVTSHILSRQFDPSALFQFQLPTRELAMLCAREGFEAPVARLESETGRLSKTPVFVVGIYSGKEKLGEGAGPSLDIARRKASMNVLKAWYLYCPGNKVRVPSDMMEEGARPWKAPHIDVGEII, encoded by the coding sequence ATGAAGAGGTTACGAGTATCACAATGGAGCAGCAAGCAGCTGCTGCGAGCTCGCCCAGGAGCTTCCTCGTCTGTCCCGATAGCCATCGCCGGTAGGCAGCCATTCCTCCAATCCCTGCGATGCCAATcttctgctgccattgcGCCCGAACACCTCGCAAACGAcgcagccgccgcccaaCACATCACCCGCGCCGCCCCTTCACCTCCTCACCAACGAAGTCTCGAGTCGGCCAAGCTTGCTGCCCTGCATGCTCGACTGGCACTCTCTCCCAAGATTCCGCTACAGACGCTTGCGCGGGCGCTTATTACACCCTCGGCCGATGCCAATGGCAGCTTTAACAACTCGAATTTGGCGTTCCTGGGGAGCACCATTATAAATTACCATGTGCTCGAGTATCTCGTATGCAAGTGGCCTCGCCTTCCGATGGCTATCTTGTACGAAGCATTGAGGGCATTCTCTGGGCAAGAATCGCTGCAGCAGGTCTCAAGGAGATGGGGTGttgaggccgccgccgccccagGGGAGGAGGTCGATGCGGGATTGTTGCAGTGGAAGGCTGATGGGGTGCAGCTGGTCAACACGCGATGGGGATATGTCCGCTCCGAGGTGGGAAAAGATAGCTCGTACAGACGTGGCATGAGCAGTCGTGTCGTTTTGGATGACGTATTTGGGGATGCGCTGAGCAAGCCGGACAATGCTGGCCGGCAGGGCGTGGACAGTCTGCAGAATGAGGCATTTGCATCTTTTGTCCAGGCTGTTGTGGGATCTATCTATGCCCATTGTGGGCGGGAAGCTGCCAAGTCCTTTGTCACATCTCATATTCTGTCGAGACAGTTTGATCCTTCTGCGCTGTTCCAGTTCCAACTCCCCACGCGCGAGTTGGCCATGCTCTGTGCGCGGGAAGGTTTCGAGGCTCCCGTTGCTCGACTGGAGAGCGAAACTGGTCGGCTGTCGAAGACACCGGTTTTTGTGGTCGGCATCTATAGCGGCAAAGAGAAGCTGGGAGAAGGCGCTGGTCCCAGCTTGGATATTGCTAGACGCAAGGCTTCCATGAACGTGCTTAAGGCATGGTACCTGTATTGCCCGGGGAACAAGGTCCGCGTTCCGAGcgacatgatggaggagGGTGCCAGGCCCTGGAAAGCGCCGCATATTGATGTTGGTGAAATCATCTAA
- the Pla2g4f gene encoding Cytosolic phospholipase A2 zeta: MKRLGSLAKGLPALNPSLRAGPRRTSPSLHKKFQHGFSTLSKRTTAIGASIPATIVAGTLFIWWLYPTDEFAKLSPPHPRRRRHYYDDEEVDEQEDEDEDEYDDQPETAWDSFAKRIENIAIVTETEWSAFSERVAGMILPDWSKLVPGYLRKLQRELSMAPGSLADEIWEDAHDPAINPEITYTAQVRVSSQLCDDEKEFLARRKRVIKVALAKYLGLDEHEIHPDDIPTIAMCGSGGGLRALVAGTGSLIAADEDGLFDCVTYTAGVSGSCWLQTLLNSSITGGNLKRLLEHLKNRTSVHIAYPPVAFQSLVSMPTSKYLLSGLVEKLRGDSKADFGLVDVYGLLLGARFLVPKGELGVNEKDFKLSNQRDAIKFGDRPLPIYTVVRHEIPQTEETNRGPTEREKKIAKEESWFQWYEITPYEFFCEEFGAGIPTWAIGRKFNNGKDVPPETRFHLPEIRVPLLMGIFGSAFCATLSHYYKEIKPLVLSISGLSGVDQFVSGRDDDLSKVHPIDPASIPNFAYQMHGKLPDTAPKSIYEQEHIQLMDAGMSNNLPIYPLLRPGRDVDILIAFDASADIKTDNWLSVADGYARQRGIRGWPVGIGWPKAGESVEETTMQLVDAEASSSQEAARRVQQAKQDQESLRQTAGSIAKDPQADDKEAKYSPGNEEAGDLGYCTIWVGTTQERSPHPSPPAKAINDTNKWQLTEPNAGLAVVYLPFLANKKGPNISPGTTDFLSTWNFVYTPDQIDSVVDLARANYNEGRNQIRSTVRAVYERKKLLREHVEKKRVNGLEILSM, encoded by the coding sequence ATGAAACGGctcggcagcctcgccaAGGGTTTGCCGGCTCTCAACCCGTCACTGAGAGCTGGTCCCCGACGCACTAGTCCATCGTTGCACAAGAAATTTCAGCACGGTTTCTCTACTTTATCGAAAAGGACCACCGCTATTGGTGCAAGCATACCGGCCACTATTGTAGCTggaactttatttatctgGTGGCTCTATCCGACAGATGAATTTGCGAAGCTGTCTCCTCCACATCCAAGGAGGAGACGACACTATtacgatgatgaagaggtgGATGAacaggaagacgaggacgaagatgagTATGATGACCAGCCTGAGACGGCCTGGGACAGCTTCGCGAAGCGCATCGAAAACATCGCCATCGTCACGGAGACAGAATGGTCTGCCTTCTCCGAAAGAGTTGCGGGAATGATTCTCCCAGATTGGTCAAAACTTGTCCCAGGATACTTGCGGAAACTTCAGAGGGAGCTCTCCATGGCCCCAGGTTCTCTTGCTGATGAGATCTGGGAGGACGCCCACGATCCCGCCATCAATCCCGAAATCACATACACGGCTCAAGTTCGGGTATCCTCACAATTATGTGACGATGAGAAAGAGTTTCTAGCAAGGCGAAAACGTGTTATAAAAGTTGCTCTGGCCAAGTACCTCGGACTTGATGAACATGAAATCCACCCTGATGATATACCCACTATTGCCATGTGTGGATCAGGGGGTGGACTGCGTGCTCTTGTGGCTGGCACCGGCTCACTCATTGCTGCTGATGAGGACGGTCTTTTTGACTGTGTCACTTACACGGCCGGTGTCAGTGGTTCATGCTGGCTACAAACCTTGCTCAACTCTTCGATAACAGGTGGCAATCTCAAAAGGCTCTTGGAGCATTTGAAAAACAGAACGTCTGTTCATATTGCCTACCCACCAGTCGCCTTCCAGTCTCTAGTTTCCATGCCAACCAGCAAATATCTCTTGAGTGGTCTCGTGGAGAAGCTTAGGGGCGACTCCAAGGCTGACTTTGGCCTGGTCGATGTTTACGGTTTACTACTGGGAGCAAGATTTCTGGTACCCAAGGGCGAGCTGGGTGTCAACGAAAAGGACTTCAAGTTATCGAACCAGCGTGACGCCATCAAATTTGGGGATCGCCCGCTGCCCATCTACACGGTTGTTCGACACGAGATTCCTCAAACAGAAGAGACGAATCGTGGGCCGAcggaaagggaaaagaaaatagCCAAGGAAGAATCATGGTTCCAATGGTATGAAATCACGCCCTACGAATTCTTTTGTGAAGAGTTTGGGGCTGGCATTCCCACCTGGGCCATAGGACGCAAGTTCAACAACGGCAAAGACGTGCCGCCGGAAACTAGATTCCACTTGCCTGAAATTCGAGTGCCTCTATTGATGGGTATTTTTGGAAGTGCTTTTTGCGCAACTCTTAGTCACTACTACAAGGAAATTAAGCCTCTGGTCCTAAGCATATCTGGATTAAGCGGGGTTGACCAGTTTGTATCTGGCCGTGACGACGATCTGAGCAAAGTTCATCCCATTGATCCAGCCAGCATCCCCAACTTTGCCTACCAAATGCATGGCAAGCTGCCGGACACCGCACCGAAGAGTATATATGAGCAAGAGCACATCCAACTCATGGACGCTGGCATGTCTAACAACCTGCCCATCTATCCACTCCTCCGCCCCGGCCGAGACGTCGACATTCTCATCGCATTCGACGCCTCTGCGGACATTAAAACCGATAATTGGCTCTCCGTAGCGGATGGTTATGCTCGTCAACGTGGCATTAGAGGCTGGCCAGTGGGCATCGGATGGCCAAAAGCTGGCGAATCAGTCGAAGAAACCACCATGCAACTCGTCGATGCAGAGGCATCCTCATCTCAGGAGGCAGCTCGGCGCGTCCAACAAGCTAAGCAGGATCAAGAGTCACTCCGCCAGACTGCCGGTTCCATCGCAAAAGATCCTCAAGCTGACGACAAGGAAGCTAAATACAGCCCTGGAAACGAAGAAGCCGGTGACTTGGGCTACTGCACTATCTGGGTCGGTACCACGCAAGAACGGTCTCCGCATCCTTCACCGCCAGCTAAAGCAATTAACGATACCAATAAGTGGCAGCTAACAGAACCGAATGCCGGTCTGGCTGTAGTATATCTCCCCTTTCTCGCTAACAAGAAAGGACCGAATATCTCCCCGGGAACAACAGACTTTTTGAGCACTTGGAACTTTGTATATACACCTGATCAAATCGATAGCGTGGTGGATCTCGCGAGAGCAAATTATAATGAGGGAAGGAATCAAATCCGGTCTACTGTTCGGGCAGTCTATGAGCGGAAGAAGCTGCTTCGCGAACACGTCGAGAAGAAACGTGTTAACGGACTAGAAATCTTGAGTATGTAG
- the sla1_0 gene encoding La encodes MSEVDAGTKPVEAPPVEAPSVEAPPVEAPPVEQQQETSADAAASAAEDDSMIKTTAQTDHKDVKKNNKFDPSVREVTDDPEAIRKQVEFYFGDWNFPQDKFMWETCGGSENKPMPITKIHSFKRMRTFQPYSAVVAALRDSKFLEVSGEEGAEVVKRKTPYKPMPEGKAKAEAATVYVKGFGDESPDTQFDLESFFAQFGEVKGLKLRRTNENLFKGSVFVTFMDEDAAKKFLATEPKPTWKGHELKMMTKKAYCDEKSDLIRQGKIEPSSSGPRKFYEGKDNKARPAKKGGRDQDDWKKRRDHDQKSGFRDGRGGRGRGGRGGRGRGGFGRGGRDGGRRDKDQVKDAMYSESAPEKKEEKESNGKRAREEDAAGGEEPAAKKVDTKETTEA; translated from the exons ATGAGCGAGGTCGACGCTGGTACCAAGCCCGTGGAGGCCCCTCCAGTCGAGGCTCCTTCGGTCGAGGCTCCTCCTGTCGAGGCTCCTCCagtcgagcagcagcaggagacTTCcgctgatgctgctgcttctgctgctgagGATGACTCTATGATAAAGACGACTGCGCAGACGGACCACAAGGACGTCAAGAAGAACAACAAGTTTGACCCTAGTGTTCGAGAGGTGACAGATGACCCCGAAGCTATTCGCAAGCAG GTTGAGTTCTACTTTGGAGACTGGAACTTCCCCCAGGACAAATTCATGTGGGAAACTTGCGGCGGTTCCGAAAACAAACCCATGCCCATCACCAAGATTCACTCCTTCAAACGCATGCGCACATTCCAGCCCTACAGCGCCGTCGTAGCCGCCCTCCGCGACAGCAAATTCCTTGAAGTCTCAGGCGAGGAGGGGGCCGAAGTGGTCAAACGTAAGACGCCCTACAAGCCTATGCCCGaaggcaaggccaaggccgaggccgcgaCCGTCTACGTCAAGGGCTTCGGCGACGAAAGCCCAGATACGCAGTTCGATTTGGAGAGTTTCTTTGCCCAATTTGGCGAAGTCAAGGGTCTGAAGCTACGCAGGACCAACGAGAATCTGTTTAAGGGCTCCGTTTTCGTGACGTTTATGGATGAAGACGCTGCCAAGAAGTTCCTCGCCACCGAGCCGAAACCTACCTGGAAGGGACACGAGTTAAAGATGATGACCAAGAAGGCGTACTGCGACGAGAAGAGCGATCTGATCCGCCAGGGTAAGATCGAACCGAGCTCCAGCGGGCCTAGGAAGTTTTATGAAGGCAAGGATAACAAAGCGCGGCCAGCCAAAAAGGGCGGCCGCGATCAGGATGATTGGAAGAAGAGGCGTGATCACGATCAGAAGAGTGGCTTCCGAGACGGACGGGGTGGGCGCGGCCGGGGAGGTCgcggtggccgtggccgcggtGGGTTTGGCCGAGGCGGTAGAGACGGCGGCCGTCGGGATAAAGATCAGGTCAAGGACGCCATGTACTCTGA GAGTGCTCCcgagaaaaaggaagaaaaggaatcCAACGGAAAGCGAGCTCGGGAGGaggatgctgctggcggcgaggaaCCTGCAGCCAAAAAGGTCGATACCAAGGAGACTACAGAGGCATAA